Below is a window of Streptomyces sp. ITFR-16 DNA.
CCTTCTGGGTACCGGGCGCAACTGGGGAGAGCGCACCACCGAGCAGGCGTTCACGGGCACGTCGATTCCCTTGGCCCGAGGGCGCGGGCTCGGCGGTTCGTCGGCCATCAACGCCATGGTGTTCACCCGTGGACACCGCTCCGCCTACGACGCCTGGGCCGACGCCGGGGCGAAGGGGTGGGGCTTCGACGAACTGCTCCCGTATCTCAAGCGGAGCGAGAGCGCCCATGGCCGTGACGCCGGGGCGCGGGGGCAGGACGGGCCCCTGAGAACGGCTCCGGCACACCGTCCCAGCCCCGTCCTCACGGACTGTCTGGAGGCGGCGGCCGAGGCCGGCTTCCCCCGGGCCCGGGACATCAGCTCGGGACTGGACGAGGGGTTCGGCCTGCCGGACCTGAGCATCGTCGGAGGGCGCAGGCAGAGCGCCGCCGACGCGTACCTCCGCCCGGCGGCCGGACGGGGCAACCTGACCGTGGTGACGGACGCGCCGGTGCACCGAGTCCGGATCACCGCAGACCGGTGCACGGGCGTGCTCTACCGCGACGCCCAGGGGGACGAGGTCGCCGTCGGAGCGGCCCGGGAGGTGATCCTCGCGGCCGGCGCGATCGGCACCCCGCACCTGCTGATGCTGTCCGGCATCGGCCCCGAGGCACATCTGCGGGCGACCGGGATCGACGTGGTGCACCCGCTTCCCGGCGTCGGCGCCAACCTCCAGGACCACGTCATGGCGAGCGTGGTGTACTCCGCCGCCCGCCCCGTGCCCGCAGGTCGCAACAACCACGGCGAGGCACTCGGGCTGCTGCGCAGCTCGGACCGGGTCGACGCCCCCGATCTGCAGATCATCTTCGTCGACGTCCCGCAGTACGCGGGCGCGTTCACCGGCCCGGGGGAGGGATACACCCTCAACGTCTCGCTGATGCGCCCGCACAGCCACGGCACGGTCCGCCTGGCCTCGGCCGACCCCACCGACTCCCCGCTCATCGACCCGCGCTACTACGCCGATGCCCGGGACCTCGCGGCGATGGTGGCAGGGGTCCGGGCGGCCAGGACCATCGGGAGCGCGTCGGCCCTGGACACCTGGCGCGGCGCCGAGGTGGTCCCCGGCCCGGAGGTGAACGACGACGCGGAGATCGGCGCGTACCTGAGAGCGGCGGCGGCCTCGTACTTCCATCCGGTGGGGACGTGCCGGATCGGCACGGACGAAGGCGCCGTGGTCGACGAGCAGTTGAAGCTCCGAGGTCTGCGGGGCCTGCGCATCGCCGACGCCTCCGTCATGCCGTCGATCGTCTCCGGCAACACGAACGCGACCGTCTACGGCATCGCGGAGCGCGCCGCCGCGCTCGTCGCCGCGTCGACGGATTTCTGATCCGCCCGGACACCGGAGAGGCACCCGCCCCCGGCCCGGACACCTTCCCGTACACCTCCTTGCAGACGACCCTGAACAGGAAGAACGTCATGAAACGCACTCCCGTCCTGCTCGCCGCGGGCCTCCCGCTGATCGCGGCGGCGGTGTTCCTGCCGACGGCGTCGGCGGAGACCGTGGCCGCCGGTTCCGCGCCCCTCAACTGCTCGGCCGTGTCCGTGAAGCCCCCGGCGGGCACCGAGGTGGAGCACGTGACCGCGGTGCGACAGGCGGGCGGAACCGTCGAGGTGGAGTCCGGGCCGCTGGCCGGCTCGGTCACCGATGTCCCCGCCTACTGCGAGGTGACGCTCACGCTCACCCACCCCGGCGCCGGCGACCACGCGAAGGTACGGGTCTGGCTGCCCGCGACCGGGTGGAACGGACGGTTCCAGGCCCTCGGCGGCAGCGCCTACGCGGCGGGGGACAACGGCCTGGGGCTGGCCGGCGCGGTCAAGCAGGGCTATGCCGCCGCGACCACCGACGCGGGCGTCGGCGATCTCCTCGACACCACCTGGGCGCTGGACGGCAAGGGCAGGATCAACACCCCGCTGCTGAAGAACTTCGCCGAACGGTCCCAGCACGACGCGGCCGTGGTCGCCAAGCAGGTGGTCGCCGAGGTGTACGGAAGGGCCGCCTCGTACGCGTACTTCAACGGCTGCTCGACCGGTGGCCGCGAGGGGTACATGGAG
It encodes the following:
- a CDS encoding GMC family oxidoreductase N-terminal domain-containing protein, whose product is MTQTVEYDYVVVGAGTAGSVLAARLSENSRVSVLLIEAGGDDDPGGALSLPPAWPTLLGTGRNWGERTTEQAFTGTSIPLARGRGLGGSSAINAMVFTRGHRSAYDAWADAGAKGWGFDELLPYLKRSESAHGRDAGARGQDGPLRTAPAHRPSPVLTDCLEAAAEAGFPRARDISSGLDEGFGLPDLSIVGGRRQSAADAYLRPAAGRGNLTVVTDAPVHRVRITADRCTGVLYRDAQGDEVAVGAAREVILAAGAIGTPHLLMLSGIGPEAHLRATGIDVVHPLPGVGANLQDHVMASVVYSAARPVPAGRNNHGEALGLLRSSDRVDAPDLQIIFVDVPQYAGAFTGPGEGYTLNVSLMRPHSHGTVRLASADPTDSPLIDPRYYADARDLAAMVAGVRAARTIGSASALDTWRGAEVVPGPEVNDDAEIGAYLRAAAASYFHPVGTCRIGTDEGAVVDEQLKLRGLRGLRIADASVMPSIVSGNTNATVYGIAERAAALVAASTDF